The Mugil cephalus isolate CIBA_MC_2020 chromosome 21, CIBA_Mcephalus_1.1, whole genome shotgun sequence genome includes the window GTGATCTTTCACTGAAAGGGATCAAACATCATTACATATTTACTATTGGCCCACCTGTCCATTATTGACAGCAGCATGTTGAGCTGTCACTGTGAAGATCACCATGGTGACGAACTTGATCAGTTCCTCCACAGTGTTAAAGGACGCTGGTATCCCTGTTGGCAGCACAAAGATCACAGAGTCAATCTTTCCTAGCATATATCCCCTCAGTATTACGATATGAGTTTTAACAAACAGTATTTGTAATTTACCTGAGTGTTTGTTTCCTAAGAAGCAATGTGTGAATATCTCACTGATCCATTCCTGCAGCTCGGAGTCTTTACACACATCGTTATCTGAGGGATAATAGTACTCCACTATGCTCTTCACAAAGCTGATGAAGATAAAGCCAAAAAAGCAGATTCACTGTATTCATTGAttaaataatttacacattatgCATTTATACAGTTCAGTAAAAGATGCTTTTCACTGAGCTCCACACTGTTTTAATGATGACCTGTTGATGATGTCCCACACCTTCAGTCCATCATCTCTGTAGTAGAAGTTGGGGACTGACTCCAGTCCTCGTGCAGTAATGTTTTCTGGCAGACAGAGGGAGCTGTAGGTCATCTCAGAGAGGTGCTTTCCCATGAGCTCCATCAGTCCGTCATACCCAAGTGAACtctgttataaaaaaaataaataacacaaaaagttTTACTTGCATATAACCTAAAAATTAGTAACACTGTGTGAATTTTCAGAAGCATGTTAAAGAGCTGTACCATTGTTAAAATTCCTTCAGGCCCAAAAAGTTCTGGGCGGCCCACGATGTTGATGTGTATGGTGTAACGGAAGTGTGGGATCAGCAGCTGTACAGACAGGACATCACATGCTCAGAAAACCACAGGAACTGACTAGGAGCCAGTTTGACAAACACACGCTCTGTTAGCATGACATGTTACAAAACAGGTAAAATCAGCTTGTGTTATACCTTGTAGAGAGGATGAATCACAGGGAAGCAGCGGAGAGTAGCAACAGCAAAGACTTCCGCCAGAAAGTGGGTGTTCATGAGGTGATGGACCGCCTCATATTCCATCATATctgaacttttaaaaaacaacttggCTAGCAGCCAGTCCGTCTCCAGGTCACTGGGCAGAAAGATGGGGTTCTGCTCTGAAGGCTGTTGATTCAGCTGGATTAAAAGatatatgtttgtattttaaaacaatgttcTTTGGTATGTGGCAAGAGATTTGATGTTGATGAatttatttgagttttcttCCATATAATTTTTTAGAAGCACTtgacttatttgtttttatcatttgtggATCTTTGGACATTGCAGTGAAgctaaataacatttaatggAGCTAACCAACTGTGTGTTATAGCAttgtttcagtttattgtgGTTTTAAGTCATACTTGTTAAAACTGTTGATGAATTAGTAATATTAAGCTGACCAAGAAAGGCACCAGGCCACACAACATTAGCTACAGGCTTTTAGGAAACAATGTAATTCAAAAAATATCTGGCAAGACAGTTCATGTACGATATGTTTCAAGACGTACGCGGAGAGTAAAGGGACCCATCAAGATAAAGGAAATCTTTCAGTAGAGACTACTAGATGTGTGCTTAGATAAAAATAGAGCCCTAATGTCAGTGTGATTCGCTGTGAAATACCTGGATTGCAATTGGCATCAGTTTGTTCTCTGGGTTCATGTAAAACAAGCAGAAACCAACAGTCATGTGCAGAGGATCTCCATTCTCCAACTTCCTAGTGGATATTCCATCAATTATCTTCTGGTCACGGATGAATATGTTGCCTTTCTGTaggggacagaaacatggactGAAATAGAGCCTATGATACCAAGAGGTAATTGATCAAATTTATAGAATTCATGGAAAAGCCGACAAAATCCAGAGCCTCTTTACTGCTATAGAAATACACTGCCACAACTAGGCCAAGCAGAGGTGGCATCCCTTGGtgaaaaaaggaagaatgaTTAACCAATCAGGTTTTGCTGTCATGGCACTGCTCACCTATGATTATACCAGGACTGTGTCAAAGCAAGCCACCTACTCTTTGGCCTCACCCAATTAGAACATAGTATCGTCATCATCAAGCCATTGGTTGAAATAACTTGACATTAAGAagtttttgttgactttttgtTAGGAAAAATTAGCAGTACAGTGGCGGAGGGTGGAGATTTGGAATTTTagtaaaaaactattttacagcAACAATTTGAGACTTTTAATGAAGAGAATTATGTGCCACTGAGTGGTTGGCTGTCAGCGCTAAATTCCAGCAGTTATTTTGCTGCTGGCCATGTCTTCCTTTTCAAGCATAAAAAcatatagaaaaacaaaaacagcatataGATGAGACTTTTTGTCTCATTTGGCttcctcaaaagaaaaagaaaacacttaaggctacacagctgttcagtcccaatccatTGAGTTCCCTTCATGCTGTATATGAGGAAATGCTCTTTCACTATTAATCAGCTCTGAGTTCTACTGGTGCATCAGTTGtggttaaataacttgtcacCAGCTCAAAGATGATCACCCATGCAATAATTATCCAATAAGAGGCTCGTACCCATTTGTTTAATTAGTAACATGAAATATAAAACTACAAATTGCCTAAATCTAAAGTCACTTATCCATCACACCTCCATTTCCTTCTTCAGGGAGCTTCCCTCTTTCAGGAATGGCTTCACCATCTCTTCGGTGACTACAAAGTTTTTGGGAAGTTCTGAGCAGCGCTCAATCACATTGGGGTTTACAGCATTAAGATACTGGTATCCAAAAAAGTCATCTTCCTTCCAGTGCTCTGCAACGTACTCTGGAAAATAtaagttgtcaaaaaaaaaaaaagaaaagaaaggttaGGTAGTCATACTGTATCAACCAAGTCTGTCTGTCTCAAAAGCCTTAAATGAATTTTTCTGAATCCATTGGAGATGTTAAGAAGATGACTGGTCTGTACGCCTCCTGTGGCCTGAGGCAGTGAATACTTTTCCCGCCTCATTCCTGCACAAACTGCCCCTTTATTTAAAAGACTAGCATTTTCCTAGGAATGTTGTCCACACACAAGTACTTCTAACCAGTCAGGTTTCTCCACTGACAGGCTAATTTCCCCCCACCTTTTGTTTCAAAAGAAAATTTCACTAacattcacttttttatttacctgACAGTGTTGTCGTTTTGTTCATGAAaatttttttcatgtcttcaaagtttttccaTTGCTCAGTAGACGTAATCAGCCCCTTGAATAACAGTTCAAGGCCACTGAAACAAAatgcagacaaagacagaatCAGAATACCTAGACTTACATGTAATGCACAGATTGTACTGGAATTACTGACTTACATCAGTCTTTGTGAGTAGTTCACTTCATTCGATTTGGACATAGAGAAACGAAATTCAGCTGGAATTTCAGAAAAATCGCTGAAATTAACTTTGTGTGGTATTTTTTCGTTATGTATCTcccacctaaaaaaaacaacaaaaaaagtaaatcctGTCAACCATGGACAAGGTAAGAAAGACTGCAACTGTAGAGATACACTTTACACATGCAAACTTACTGGTACAAGCTCTTTTTAAACGTGAGCTCATTTTTCCTGTGGTCAATCAGCAGGGGATGGTCCTCCTCAAAAACTTTCACAGCTTTGAGGTGAATAACATCAGACAATTTAGGTAGAAATAAGCTATATTCAGATCACATATACTGCATTTAAGCTACAAATGATCATTTGTTAAATCCGAGGCTGACCTTtccctcctct containing:
- the LOC124999076 gene encoding hydroperoxide isomerase ALOXE3-like — encoded protein: MAEYKVQVTTGDMKYAGTMDHIYITLFGTEGQSERTELDNVGSDFKTGTTGTYIIKNGSSLGKLLLIKVEKDPFLILPEDEWYCSKIVATTPEGDVTLFPCYRWISRGELVELRGGKAVKVFEEDHPLLIDHRKNELTFKKSLYQWEIHNEKIPHKVNFSDFSEIPAEFRFSMSKSNEVNYSQRLIGLELLFKGLITSTEQWKNFEDMKKIFMNKTTTLSEYVAEHWKEDDFFGYQYLNAVNPNVIERCSELPKNFVVTEEMVKPFLKEGSSLKKEMEKGNIFIRDQKIIDGISTRKLENGDPLHMTVGFCLFYMNPENKLMPIAIQLNQQPSEQNPIFLPSDLETDWLLAKLFFKSSDMMEYEAVHHLMNTHFLAEVFAVATLRCFPVIHPLYKLLIPHFRYTIHINIVGRPELFGPEGILTMSSLGYDGLMELMGKHLSEMTYSSLCLPENITARGLESVPNFYYRDDGLKVWDIINSFVKSIVEYYYPSDNDVCKDSELQEWISEIFTHCFLGNKHSGIPASFNTVEELIKFVTMVIFTVTAQHAAVNNGQFDYQSWAPNGALLLRKPPPNTKGQSTMETILETLPNVAETAKSAALVWLLSDTYTDVVYLGAYPDERFDEPAPKQMIKEFQEELSNLSEAITARNSQLQVPYTYLDPKEIENSIAI